Genomic DNA from Bacterioplanes sanyensis:
ATGGCTGGCCGCCACCAGTACGAGGCTAACAGGCGTCAGTGGCACCGCCGTGAGGGAGGGGTGTGGCACATAGTCCTTGGCCAGCATGATGTCCGCGTTGTCCTTTTCAAAGCGCATCTGCACGCCACCCAACGCTTCTACCTTGACCTGGATGCGCGTCGGAATGTCCCGATCAGCCAGGGACTTGAGCGCCCCCATGATGGGCACCATGGGCAACGCGCCGTCAATAACCAGCTCCAGCCGCGGCTCCCAGCCTTCGGTGTAGCGCTCAGCCAGGCTTTCAATGCGCTTGGCCAACTGCAGCATGCGTTGGGCCTCGGCCCACAGCGCTTGGCCCCTGGGGGTGAGGGTGGCGCGGTATTGGCTGCGGTCAAAAATGTCGATGTTCAGTTGTTGCTCCAGCTTGCGGATCTGGTAGCTCACGGCAGATTGGGCTTTGTGCAGCTTAGCGGCGGCTTTGGCGAAACTGCCCTCCTGCATGATGGTGTCCAAAACCCTGAGGGCTTCCATATCCACTTTCATCGGCGTACCCGTCACTCTCCATTGGTGTATATCTATATCTAACTAATAGATGGAGATGATGCAAATATTATTCTTTTTTTAGTGGTTGAACGACACACAATGGAGTCATCGATCAGATTTCGGACGAGGCTGTACGCATGCCGTTTTATGTCAAACAAGGTGAGTTGC
This window encodes:
- a CDS encoding LysR family transcriptional regulator, translated to MKVDMEALRVLDTIMQEGSFAKAAAKLHKAQSAVSYQIRKLEQQLNIDIFDRSQYRATLTPRGQALWAEAQRMLQLAKRIESLAERYTEGWEPRLELVIDGALPMVPIMGALKSLADRDIPTRIQVKVEALGGVQMRFEKDNADIMLAKDYVPHPSLTAVPLTPVSLVLVAASHHPLAGENNIELDQLHDHVELTINDTSEHASSRSDSMQFGGDRVFYMHSFSAKKTAIEMGLGFGWMPVFQVRKELAEGSLIELDYRAGSRVSFTPMLVYRNEPPLGKAGGIIAELVGKAFQQFEG